One window of Phoenix dactylifera cultivar Barhee BC4 chromosome 5, palm_55x_up_171113_PBpolish2nd_filt_p, whole genome shotgun sequence genomic DNA carries:
- the LOC120110921 gene encoding LOW QUALITY PROTEIN: myb-related protein Zm1-like (The sequence of the model RefSeq protein was modified relative to this genomic sequence to represent the inferred CDS: inserted 1 base in 1 codon) — protein MGRGRAPCCEKVGLNKGSWTPEEDMRLMAYIQKYGHGNWRALPKKAGLLRCGKSCRLRWINYLRPDIKRGNFTREEEETIIKLHGLLGNKWSKIASCLPGRTDNEIKNXWNTHLKKRLLHRGQSQQTDKLGETPSSSSSTPTHSSSDQR, from the exons atgggtcgaggccgagcgCCGTGCTGCGAGAAGGTCGGCCTGAACAAAGGCTCATGGACGCCGGAGGAGGATATGAGACTGATGGCCTACATTCAGAAGTATGGGCATGGGAATTGGCGTGCTCTTCCCAAAAAAGCAG GTTTGCTGCGATGTGGGAAGAGTTGCCGTTTGAGGTGGATTAACTACCTTCGGCCTGACATAAAGCGTGGAAACTTCAccagggaagaagaggaaaccaTAATTAAGCTACACGGATTGCTTGGAAACAA ATGGTCGAAAATAGCTTCTTGTCTGCCAGGAAGAACTGACAATGAGATCAAGA GTTGGAACACACACTTGAAGAAGAGGCTCTTGCACAGAGGCCAAAGCCAGCAGACCGACAAGCTTGGAGAGACACCGAGCTCGTCTTCTTCCACCCCGACCCACTCAAGCTCTGATCAACGGTGA
- the LOC103696756 gene encoding uncharacterized protein LOC103696756, whose amino-acid sequence MERSIHLIPVLTVLCLLLLYLISHDPSPNELEKLGGDAHLLFQNAGSATEIGRNIGVGIGGGGGVTAIRSHRGLKEARKLRHRKLF is encoded by the exons ATGGAGAGATCCATCCACCTCATCCCGGTCCTCACCGTTCTTTGCTTGCTCCTCCTCTACCTCATCTCCCACGACCCCTCTCCGAATG AATTGGAAAAACTCGGCGGCGACGCCCATCTTCTGTTCCAGAACG CGGGATCGGCGACGGAGATCGGGCGAAATATCGGGGTGGGaatcggcggcggcggcggcgtaaCGGCGATTCGGAGCCATCGGGGACTGAAGGAGGCGAGAAAACTCCGGCACCGGAAGCTATTCTAG
- the LOC120110815 gene encoding probable calcium-binding protein CML18, giving the protein MRQKTGIQQRDGNVPNSSDPAPLRGDPSAGIGGDRIRIPSKMSSGGGGREEAVKLDDEQLAELREIFRSFDRNNDGSLTQLELGSLLRSLGLKSSPDQLEALIQKADTNNNGLVEFSEFVALVAPELLRAKSPYTEEQLRQLFKMFDRDGNGFITAAELAHSMARLGHALTAKELTGMIKEADTDGDGRISFPEFSQAITSAAFDNSWA; this is encoded by the coding sequence ATGAGACAAAAAACAGGGATTCAACAGCGTGATGGAAATGTGCCGAATTCATCAGATCCGGCTCCTCTGAGAGGCGATCCGAGTGCGGGAATCGGAGGAGATCGAATACGAATACCATCCAAGATGAGCAGCGGAGGCGGTGGCAGGGAGGAGGCGGTGAAGCTGGACGACGAGCAGCTGGCGGAGCTCCGGGAGATCTTCCGGTCGTTTGACCGAAACAACGACGGCAGCCTCACCCAGCTGGAGCTCGGCTCCCTTCTCCGGTCTCTAGGTCTGAAGTCCAGCCCGGATCAGCTGGAGGCTTTGATCCAGAAGGCGGACACCAATAACAATGGACTGGTGGAGTTCTCCGAGTTCGTGGCTCTCGtcgcaccggagctcctccgGGCCAAGTCCCCCTACACGGAGGAGCAGCTCCGGCAGCTGTTCAAGATGTTCGACCGGGACGGCAACGGCTTCATCACGGCCGCCGAGCTCGCCCACTCCATGGCCAGGCTCGGCCACGCCCTCACCGCCAAGGAGCTCACCGGCATGATCAAGGAGGCCGACACCGACGGCGATGGCCGGATCAGCTTCCCGGAGTTCTCCCAGGCCATCACCTCCGCCGCCTTCGACAATTCCTGGGCTTGA
- the LOC120110816 gene encoding chaperone protein dnaJ A6-like, with protein MIQQMQHACPECKGSGEVISDKDKCPQCKGNKVSQEKKVLEVHVEKGMQHSQKIVFQGEADEAPDTVTGDIVFVLQQKEHPKFKRKYDDLYVEHTLSLTEALCGFQFALTHLDGRQLLIKSNPGEVVKPGQSKAINDEGMPHHGRPFMRGRLYIQFNVEFPDSGMLSTDQCRTLETFLPPRPSNRLSDMELDECEETTLYDVNIEEEMRRKQQQQQQEAYDEDEDAAPRVQCAQQ; from the exons ATGATTCAACAGATGCAGCATGCTTGTCCTGAATGCAAAGGCTCAG GTGAGGTCATCAGTGATAAAGACAAGTGTCCGCAATGCAAAGGGAACAAGGTTTCCCAGGAGAAGAAAGTATTGGAGGTGCATGTCGAGAAAGGAATGCAACATAGTCAGAAGATTGTATTCCAAGGAGAAGCTGATGAAGCT CCTGACACAGTGACAGGAGATATTGTATTTGTGCTGCAACAAAAGGAGCACCCCAAATTTAAGAGGAAGTATGATGATCTTTACGTGGAACATACGTTGAGTCTGACTGAGGCACTCTGTGGCTTCCAGTTTGCTCTGACCCATCTTGATGGCAGACAGCTGCTCATTAAGTCAAATCCAGGCGAAGTTGTTAAGCCTG GTCAATCTAAAGCAATCAATGATGAGGGAATGCCTCATCATGGTAGGCCCTTCATGAGGGGTCGCCTGTACATCCAATTCAATGTTGAATTTCCAGATTCAGGGATGCTCTCTACCGATCAATGCCGCACGCTGGAGACCTTCTTGCCGCCAAGACCTAGCAACCGCTTGTCGGACATGGAGCTGGATGAGTGTGAGGAGACCACTCTATATGATGTCAATATTGAAGAGGAGATGAGGcgaaagcagcagcagcagcagcaagaaGCCTATGATGAAGACGAAGATGCAGCTCCAAGGGTGCAGTGCGCCCAGCAATAA